The segment GAGTATGAGAATGTACGTCGTGAACTGGAGAAAAAAATGGAGGAGTGGGAGCAGCTTCATCAGAAGCTGGAATCGCTCGAAGCTGAACGTGATTTATTGTAACCCTCCTTTTGACCCGTTGAGCTGCATAATTTTTAAACACTATTATCACTTAATAAAACATACATGAACGAAAAGAATGCCATTTTTGGAATCCGATCTGTGATAGAGGCCATCCAAAGTGGGAAAAACATAGAGAAGATTCTTGTGAAAACTGGTCTTCAGGGTGAATTGTTCAATGAACTTATGA is part of the Desulfonatronum sp. SC1 genome and harbors:
- a CDS encoding RNA methyltransferase substrate-binding domain-containing protein translates to MNEKNAIFGIRSVIEAIQSGKNIEKILVKTGLQGELFNELMTVARQHGVYCQNVPVERINRVTDKNHQGVVAFISPVD